In one window of Scyliorhinus canicula chromosome 17, sScyCan1.1, whole genome shotgun sequence DNA:
- the LOC119951980 gene encoding zinc finger protein 239-like codes for MKGKSTVHSGEKLCTCSVCGQRYRTSSGLLKHKCRHTEKNLWKCEDCGKGFNAPSSLAVHRRSHSGERPFTCSVCGKRFSQKSNLVTHQRVHTQERPFSCSECGKEFTTSSSLIKHQRVHTGKRPYTCSECKTAFTQLANLLRHERLHTGEQSFNCSECRKGFNRLSSLVRHQRIHTGERPFKCSQCRKGFIDSSSLLTHQRVHTNEKPFQCPDCGNCYKRSSELMSHQRVHTEERPFRCSHCGTGFKRSSELTAHQQIHTREKPTLSVEKDFLTQKRSQTREKPWKCGDCGKRFNYPSDLQRHRRSHTGERPFTCSKCGKGFSQLCQLLKHQRVHSEERPFKCSDCRKCFKSSWSLMSHRHVHTNKRPIEMSTL; via the coding sequence ATGAAAGGGAAAAGCactgttcacagtggggagaaactatgcacatgttctgtgtgtggacaacGATACAGAACATCATCTGGTCTGTTGAAACATAAATGCCGTCACACTGAGAAGAATTTATGGAAGtgtgaggattgtgggaagggattcaatgccCCTTCATCACTGGCagttcatcgacgcagtcactctggagagcgaccattcacttgctctgtttgtgggaagagattcagtcaAAAATCCAATTtagtgacacaccagcgagttcacactcaggagaggccgttctcctgctcagagtgtgggaaggaattcactacCTCATCCAGCCTGAtaaaacaccagcgagttcacactggcaaGAGGCCGTACACCTGCTCTGAGTGCAAGACGGCATTCACTCAGTTGGCTAACCTGTTGAGACATgagcgacttcacactggagaGCAATCGTTCAACTGTTCCGAGTGCAGAAAGGGATTCAATCGGTTATCTAGTCTGGTGagacaccagagaattcacaccggggaaaggccgttcaagtgctcccagtgtagaaagggattcattgattcatcttcCCTGTTgactcaccagcgagttcacactaacGAGAAACCTTTTCAGTGTCCAGACTGTGGAAATTGCTACAAACGTTCCAGtgaactgatgtcccatcaacgagttcacactgaggagagaccgttcaggtgttCTCACTGTGGAACGGGGTTCAAGCGATCATCTGAACTCACtgcacaccagcaaattcacaccaGGGAGAAACCCACTCTGAGTGTAGAAAAAGATTTTCTAACTCAGAAACGCAGTCAAACTAGGgaaaaaccgtggaaatgtggggactgtgggaagcgattcaattacccatctgaCCTGCAAAGACatcggcgcagtcacactggggagaggccattcacctgctccaaatgtgggaaaggattctctCAGCTATGCCAACTgttgaaacaccagcgagttcactctgaggagagaccttttaaatgctcaGACTGTAGGAAATGTTTTAAAAGTTCCTGGAGCCTGATGTCCCATCGACATGTTCACACCAACAAGAGACCTATTGAAATGTCAACACTGTGA